gaaaggctgccagcatctggaacactgtcagctgggagggcttatggctgtgtctgctggtccttgctccctgtttgttgctttcagcttctgattccagtggtgtCCTCTGTAAGCATGTGTGGgacttcacttagcttctctggaatAGACTTTGCatgggtttcatctcttatcATCTCCTGGGGCCATTTCTgtctgtatctccaaacgtcATGGTGGTGTCATCTCCCTGCATCAGCTCTGAACTCtgtgtgagctcttttaaggactctggtaaactaagacccaccttaaatgggggGGGGGCATCACATTCTCATGgaaatatctaatcaaaaggtcttgcCCACAGTATGTCTGCATtgacaggagtggattaaaagatcctgttttttcttccttcacatTGACGTGAACTGTCCTGAGcctgcctttccttctttctctcttgtaGGGAGATGCAGCCCTGTGTGTCTCACCCTGGCCTGCCCTGGCCTGTGGTGGCTGCACCTCATCTCAGTCTGGGGGGGCAGAGGATGGCCTCCCCAGCTGGTGGCTCACAACGAGTCTGCAGAGGGAGCCTGGGCCACCCACAGGCCCCGTGTCACTTTCCCACAGTAACGACGGATGATGGGTAAGTTCAACTGTCCACACGAAAAGTCGCGAGCACTTCACAAGATCCCCTTTAGGAAAGAGGTCTGCCATGGCCATTCTTGCAGGGGTGGGCCCCcaaccccactcccccacccctgcacacTCCCAGCCTCCCAGGAAGCTCTAGTGGCATAGCTGGGAGCGGTGGAGGACAGTGCCTGGGGACCAGGGTAAGCCCCCTGCCCACAGACTGTGCTGCCTCGtgggcttccatttggcctgTGAGGGCTGTGACTCTGCCCATGTTGCCCCCAAATGTGAGTCTCACCCTTGACACAGCACAACCCCAAGGGTGGGGCAGCCTGGGCAAGGGACCCACTGCAGTGCCATCTTATGTGAGCAGCGGGTCTGTCCTGGGGTCCCCAGGGGTACTTGCTCCCACTGGGACAACCCACCTAAGGTGTTTTATTGTTTAGTTCTCTAAGGAGGAGCTCAGTAAACATTAGAATGAGTGAACAATTACCTGCTTGGGTTCATGGTCATTACCATGATGTCATTTCCTGAAGTAGCTCCTATTAAGAAGAGACTTGGACTGTTTCGTGAGACCAGCAGAAAGAAGGTATGCCTTTGAAACTACCAAAGGGATGTGGCAACTTCCTCTCCTTCCAGCACAAAAATTAAAGCTTCATAAGTTGTAATAGTCCCAATTGTGTGGTATTCAGACTTGATCATAAACGTCTTGGCCCTATAAATTCACAAACTTCCCAGCCCACCACTTAGAAAGCTTGTATTTATATGCCTCTAATTGTAGTATTCATAGGCCTAAAGTTGTGATATATCTAAATTttgattgttttccttttatggGAGGATATATATACTCCAATCCAAAGGGTTGTAGTGAGCAATATGTAGTTTGTCTGCTGCGGACTTGGGCTTATATCCAATATCTGCTGTTTACAAATGTGTGCGCTTGAATTTTTGTACcattaaaataatggaagaaggaagctATTATGAGTGGACCATTCTTCCAGGGGGAACACGCATATGTCAAGTCAGAAACCCTGtcttgtatgtgtgtttgtgttgtttgtttgtttcagtgtGTGTGTTGTTTGTTTCAGAACTTTCCTTCCTAGGAAATAAGAGCACAAGGCAAAATTAgtcaaaatgtgtgtgtgtgtttcttttcaagaaaataaTGAGTTTAGCATGGTGTATTACCAGGCTTATAATTTTAACTAGTtagaaaaaatgtacaaaaaagagGATACTTCAAAAGAAAGAAGGGGCTTTATCTGAGTTCCCACCACAGTTTAGATTCTGCTCTTATGCCATTAAGTTTTAGTTGGAGAAATTCCAAGCATATGCTTCTTGCTATACAAGTCGGTGGAAAATTGGAACTGTGCTCTGTGTAGATCGCTTTGGGTAGCTGGGAAGGGTGTGGGGAATGAACTGAATTTGTCTATATAATGTTTTCTCTGTAATATTTCTATTATATACTTTCTGGaagaataatattattttcatctCTGTAAAGGATATTCTTCAAAATATCCAATGAAGTGTATACTCATCTAATCTCTATGATAAAGGGCTTGATGTCCTTGATCAaaggaatgagaaagagaaaagaactgCAATCCAGAGGTAATGATACAACAATAATTTTCCTCTAATCACATCTCAGAAACAAATCAGTATactctttaaaaatatggataagaaataaacaaatagggggaacaaggtcaaaataaattgagtagattgaaatattagtggttgttgaaaggaaggggtaaggagtatagcatgtatgagtttttccttttttccttttttctttcttttgctggagagatgcaggTGTTCAAAAACATCATCATGGTAATGAAtgcgcaactatgtgatgatattgtgagccattgattgtaaccatttCAAGAATgcttatatgtcaagaatgtttgtatgtttgtgtgttgttcataataaaaatatatttaaaaatcagtatacTCTTAGAAAGAAATTAGCTTATATTTTACAACTTTGTGTGCTAAAATAATGACAGTTGCAaaatggtttcatttacaccTATGGAGGTCAGTTTCAAAGTTGATGAATGCCTTACTGCTAtcattgaattattatttttctgctcattttattaatatggaaTCCTTGACTATTGTATATCTTTTGAATCTGATATCAATAGATGAAATCATTAGTCAAAGAGAGTTGCTAAGGCCTCAATCTGCCATCATTATAATCTTAACTTGGGCAAATATTTAACTAGCCAGAGAAATCCTTATTTCATTCAGAAGTTGAATGCgttgaaatatttttgcatgcaTTCATGCCTAGAACTGCTTACACAGAGGTAAAAGACCTAATCCCTCTCCCCAAGGAGCTGAGTCTTATAGAGGAGAAAAGTATATAAGCTCCAAATTACAATAAAGTATAATCTGTGTCACCAAAGAGAAACCAACAGGTACTGTGGGAGAACACTGGAGCATTTAACTCATTGAAAAGGGCCAAGAAAATGGAAGGGGAAGTTGCCAAGTCAAtacccaacaataaaaagaattccTGGTCTATACCCATACAAGTGGAAATTGCTGGCAAGACTTAATGTGTGGaccagccatggtggctcagcaggcagaattctcgcctgccatgccagagacccgggttcgattcctggtacctgaccatgcaaaaaaaaaaaaaaaaaaaaaaaaaaagaaagaaaaaagacttaaTGTGAATGCTACTTGCAATACAGGAGATTAGAAAGAAGTACCCACCAACACAATTTTCCTGAGCATTACTTCTGTGAAAACCCAAGAATTCCATATCATGTAGTTTGCATGTCTGTTTAGCACAGATTTTTTTTGAGCAACATTGAAATATTATGAATTATTTCCCTCCCATTGCTTTCGATAGATCCCTTCTACCTATAGTATATAAAGTTTGCATTGAAGAGTTAGGAACCAAGGAACAGTTGTCAAAGTCACCAGAATCCAAGGCCATGAAAGAAAACGATCCTCTACCCCCACTACAGTTTAGAGAAGACTATCTGGGTACATCAAGAATCACTTCCTACACCTCTTGGCTGCTAATACCCCTTATCTACCCTCATTGCAGTTTGGAGGGAGGCCCTCAGACATGAGGACTACCAAATCCAAAGCTTTCTGCTGCTCGTAGTACTACCTCCAATGGTTCTTGACTGCTCACAGCTCTGTGTACTGACCCTTTGGGTGGGGGTGGACCTTGGGTACTGTATCCATAGTACTGAGAACTGGGGTCCCTGTCACTGTCCCCATTTTTGGATATCATCTTTTCTGCAGGTTGTAGCTTCTtgttgaaaaaagtaaaaactatgAATATGAGTTATAGATCATTTCAGTGCATGACAATAAAAAATGCATATCAGTTAAAAAACTAGaacattggaaaataaaatataaaattatataagaaaGTCATTCAGTGAGATTGATTTGGGATAAAATTGGCCTTGGCCACTGGCAAAGTGGAGTTTAGGATCTTAGAATGTCCCTGAAAGTCTTAGTAGATAAAGTTTGGACTTCTACCATGAGACAGTATTCCTTAGAAATAAAGGAAGACCTTGACATTTAATTGATGTTTAATTTCCTCAGTAAGCATTTGTGAGCTTTAGCTGAGCGCATTCTGGAATGTTATGGAGTTTTAAACATTTATCTTAAATAAGGTATTAATAATATTTGTCCAAGTAAAAACACACTGTAGTG
This region of Tamandua tetradactyla isolate mTamTet1 chromosome 20, mTamTet1.pri, whole genome shotgun sequence genomic DNA includes:
- the LOC143664680 gene encoding uncharacterized protein LOC143664680; translation: MEMQPCVSHPGLPWPVVAAPHLSLGGQRMASPAGGSQRVCRGSLGHPQAPCHFPTVTTDDGIFFKISNEVYTHLISMIKGLMSLIKGMRKRKELQSRGNLPPEAAFLFSRNARSIPPEAQTPSPEPAAKRPEQKVMKDCTVETHLEWKDSSGKQLQTRRQETMHHKLGLLVGLWLSSGNICMAPPSPKP